Proteins from one Telopea speciosissima isolate NSW1024214 ecotype Mountain lineage chromosome 1, Tspe_v1, whole genome shotgun sequence genomic window:
- the LOC122648469 gene encoding uncharacterized protein LOC122648469 produces the protein MASLQYFSFRNLLLLYLVFFFFSGILVSTLSETDPQNKSFLGGRRMLEMEEEQEEDQTKKKFDLSTKKKTKLIKPKIATNSTKNTLKKSSDLLKPSAHKNKTSQLIVTKKSSESKSKTSDKKQSIIEPKSESSSSSSSSSSKKQTSESKSKSQQQKKIQKPTKSYWMDQEDEEEDIISELRDLPSKFHQALIPDLQRISTISKAYLTKGFKPFVGNKYAPTIASILACIFIIVPFLLVSLVFNRIKAYFSLQKLLIFIQVYLSIYFLTLSLSSLVTGLEPLKFFYATSLSSYVCLQVLQTLGYVLYVLLLLMYLVVVFSTENGLGSKLLGLGQTMVGFAVGFHYYVTVFHRAVLHQPPKTNWKVQGIYAVCFFVICLFVNADERRKKTYLHGGGDGKKS, from the coding sequence ATGGCTTCACTTCAGTACTTCAGCTTCAGAAATCTGCTTCTTCTTTaccttgttttcttcttcttctctggcaTTCTAGTGAGTACCCTGTCAGAAACTGATCCTCAAAATAAAAGCTTTCTGGGTGGAAGGCGAATGCTAGAGATggaggaagaacaagaagaagaccaGACTAAGAAGAAGTTCGATctatccaccaaaaaaaaaaccaaactcaTCAAACCCAAAATCGCCACGAATTCGACAAAGAATACCCTCAAGAAATCCTCAGATCTACTCAAACCCAGTGCTCACAAGAACAAAACTTCCCAACTCATTGTCACCAAGAAATCCAGCGAGTCTAAATCCAAAACCTCGGACAAGAAGCAATCCATCATTGAGCCCAAATCCgaaagctcttcttcttcttcttcttcttcttcaaagaaaCAAACCAGTGAATCCAAATCCAAGAGCCAGCAGCAGAAGAAGATTCAGAAACCCACGAAATCCTATTGGATGGATCAAGAAGACGAGGAGGAGGATATAATCTCAGAATTGAGAGACTTGCCCTCGAAATTCCATCAAGCATTAATACCAGATCTGCAGAGGATCTCAACAATTTCCAAAGCTTATCTCACTAAAGGGTTCAAACCCTTTGTGGGAAACAAATACGCACCCACGATAGCTTCGATACTGGCCTGTATCTTCATTATAGTCCCTTTCCTTCTCGTATCTCTCGTATTTAATCGAATCAAAGCTTACTTCTCTCTCCAGAAGTTACTGATCTTCATTCAGGTCTACTTGTCGATCTACTTCTTGACCCTTTCCTTGTCTTCTCTGGTGACGGGGTTGGAGCCATTGAAGTTCTTCTACGCAACTTCTCTGTCGAGCTATGTGTGCTTGCAGGTGTTGCAGACGCTAGGGTACGTGTTGTATGTGCTTCTGCTGCTCATGTACCTGGTGGTCGTGTTTTCGACTGAGAATGGGCTGGGCTCGAAGTTGCTGGGCCTGGGCCAGACAATGGTAGGGTTCGCAGTGGGCTTCCATTATTACGTGACTGTTTTTCATAGGGCGGTGCTGCATCAACCTCCCAAGACTAACTGGAAAGTTCAGGGAATCTATGCGGTCTGCTTCTTTGTGATCTGTTTATTTGTCAACGCCGacgagagaagaaagaagacttACTTACACGGTGGCGGTGACGGAAAGAAAAGCTAA
- the LOC122672126 gene encoding uncharacterized protein LOC122672126 yields MVKISSDCPYPGCFFCVMKEGNPNKRRTSILKFFRELPSQDDDGQVLPISGLWNTAMAHPNDPEFIDLGIFECMAALIWKGLKNRRWLSHDQNIYIPYYAAHIIGSYTMNMEEFAESSVHAGVIPPLVELLRGRLTWVEQRVAVRAIGHLATYPTTFTAVANHGEILEIAIQLAMSSLEIVYSHFYQYVDRRLSYHCDLLTRGMGGVEMESRKAEEWASQLQCWSLQLINCFAFKPEFLSVICNSEFLTKLPGMWGGLVNENSPAGIGLLRTICHHKLGRGPVSNCPGIIEALCNIARSSDDWQNMAIDCLLWLIQDQSTCHKVIDKAVPALVDLAELSTLGDHKKLGDSIVNALQECLQSQGTGRHSISSLSKEQIEELLNSRQRLKWEKSISKEDLRIKQAAALVVKLEGNSLFSSGNISGAAAKYSEALALCPMRSKKERVVLYSNRAQCRLLLQQPWEAISDATHALCLHNPPNRHAKSLWRRAQAYDMLDLAKESLLDAILFINECSQSNDPDLSMRQNKVPDYAERLVKKQMRAAWLFRDAAIKHGGVHCEGNAGDVYGQDADDSEWETASESDIGNDGRAEMGDDDSEWKDDDERKDKYDKPLLKEIKHGYKVQLAEDES; encoded by the exons ATGGTAAAGATATCCTCTGACTGTCCATACCCAGGTTGCTTCTTTTGCGTCATGAAGGAAGGCAATCCAAATAAACGCCGAACAAGCATACTGAAATTCTTCAGAGAGCTACCTTCTCAGGATGATGATGGTCAGGTGCTTCCAATTAGTGGCCTCTGGAATACTGCAATGGCACATCCAAATGACCCTGAGTTCATTGACTTGGGAATATTTGAATGCATGGCTGCACTTATATGGAAGGGTTTAAAGAACCGGCGCTGGTTGTCTCATGATCAAAATATATACATCCCTTACTATGCTGCACACATCATTGGATCTTACACCATGAATATGGAGGAGTTTGCAGAAAGTTCCGTGCATGCTGGAGTAATTCCTCCCTTGGTTGAACTCTTGAGAGGCAGGTTAACCTGGGTGGAACAAAGAGTTGCAGTACGTGCCATAGGACACCTGGCTACATATCCCACCACTTTTACTGCGGTGGCAAATCATGGGGAAATCCTTGAAATTGCTATTCAGCTAGCAATGAGTTCACTAGAAATTGTTTATTCTCATTTCTACCAATATGTGGACAGAAGACTGAGTTATCATTGCGATCTACTTACACGTGGCATGGGTGGTGTGGAAATGGAATCAAGGAAGGCAGAGGAATGGGCCAGTCAGTTACAGTGCTGGTCTCTTCAGCTTATAAATTGCTTTGCATTCAAACCTGAATTTCTCTCTGTTATATGCAACTCTGAATTCTTGACCAAACTCCCTGGAATGTGGGGTGGACTGGTCAATGAAAATTCACCCGCTGGTATTGGTTTATTGCGAACAATTTGTCATCATAAGCTTGGCAGGGGACCTGTTTCGAACTGTCCAGGTATTATCGAAGCATTGTGTAATATTGCCCGATCATCTGATGACTGGCAGAATATGGCTATTGACTGTCTTCTTTGGTTGATTCAGGATCAAAGTACTTGCCATAAA gTCATTGATAAGGCAGTACCTGCACTTGTAGACCTGGCAGAACTTTCAACACTGGGAGACCACAAAAAGCTTGGGGATTCCATTGTTAATGCTCTTCAAGAATGTCTCCAGTCACAAGGAACAGGACGCCACTCCATTAGTAGCCTCTCAAAAGAACAGATTGAAGAATTGCTGAATTCAAGACAGAGATTGAAATGGGAGAAGAGCATATCAAAGGAGGATCTCCGTATCAAACAGGCAGCAGCACTAGTTGTCAAGCTCGAAGgcaattctcttttctcttcaggAAATATATCTGGAGCTGCAGCGAAGTACTCTGAAGCATTGGCATTGTGTCCAATGAGATCCAAAAAAGAGAGAGTAGTTTTGTACAGTAATCGAGCTCAGTGTCGTCTTCTGTTGCAACAACCCTGGGAAGCCATAAGTGATGCTACACATGCACTTTGTCTCCATAACCCTCCTAATCGCCATGCCAAGAGTCTGTGGAGAAGAGCTCAGGCATATGATATGCTTGATTTAGCAAAAGAAAGCCTTTTAGATGCCATTCTCTTCATAAATGAATGTTCCCAATCAAATGATCCTGACCTTTCCATGAGGCAAAATAAGGTTCCTGACTATGCAGAGCGGTTAGTTAAGAAGCAAATGCGTGCGGCGTGGTTATTTAGAGATGCAGCTATCAAGCATGGGGGTGTCCATTGTGAAGGTAATGCAGGTGACGTTTATGGCCAGGATGCTGATGATTCTGAGTGGGAAACAGCGAGTGAAAGTGACATAGGAAATGATGGAAGGGCAGAAATGGGTGATGATGACAGTGAATGGAAAGATGATGATGAAAGGAAAGATAAATATGACAAGCCTTTGCTAAAAG AGATAAAGCATGGGTACAAAGTCCAACTTGCTGAAGATGAAAGCTGA